In Rahnella sikkimica, the following are encoded in one genomic region:
- the ybbA gene encoding putative ABC transporter ATP-binding protein YbbA: MPAENVLEVHHLSKHVGQGEGQLTILSGVELVVKPAQTIALIGESGSGKSTLLGILAGLDDGTAGDVKLLGKSLKSLNEEGRAALRAKNVGFVFQSFMLVPTLNALENVQLPALLRGESDSNSRQQAVQLLESLGLGGRLHHLPAQLSGGEQQRVALARAFIGKPKLLFADEPTGNLDRATGERIVDLLFSLNRDAATTLILVTHDEQLAARCQRRLRLRDGKLWEEA; the protein is encoded by the coding sequence ATGCCAGCGGAAAACGTTCTTGAAGTTCATCATCTTAGTAAACACGTCGGTCAGGGTGAAGGACAGCTCACCATCCTGTCCGGTGTCGAGCTGGTTGTCAAACCTGCCCAGACAATTGCCCTGATTGGCGAATCCGGTTCCGGTAAATCGACGCTGCTGGGAATACTGGCCGGGCTTGATGACGGCACGGCGGGCGACGTGAAGTTGCTCGGCAAATCCCTTAAGTCTCTCAATGAGGAAGGGCGCGCCGCGCTGCGTGCCAAAAACGTCGGCTTTGTGTTTCAGTCTTTTATGCTGGTGCCGACGCTGAATGCGCTGGAGAACGTGCAACTTCCGGCGTTGCTGCGCGGTGAAAGCGACAGCAACAGCCGTCAGCAGGCGGTACAACTGCTGGAAAGTCTCGGGCTGGGCGGGCGTTTACATCATCTTCCGGCGCAGCTTTCCGGTGGCGAACAGCAACGTGTGGCGTTGGCGCGCGCGTTTATCGGCAAACCCAAGCTGCTGTTCGCCGATGAGCCGACCGGCAATCTGGATCGCGCCACGGGTGAACGTATCGTTGACCTGCTTTTCTCACTGAACCGCGATGCGGCCACCACGCTGATTCTGGTCACCCATGACGAGCAACTGGCGGCGCGTTGTCAGCGGCGTCTGCGTCTGCGTGACGGGAAATTGTGGGAGGAAGCATGA
- the tesA gene encoding multifunctional acyl-CoA thioesterase I/protease I/lysophospholipase L1, with product MNFKNVFRWHLPFLMLLGLLSFRAVAADNLLIIGDSLSAVYRLPVAESWPSLLNNKWQKEGDKPAIINASISGDTAEQGLARLQTLLQQHHPRWVLIELGANDGLRGFPPQNISQTLTQIITQVKQANAEPLLMQIRLPPNYGRRYGDAFYAIYPALAKQENIPLVPFFMEQVAAKPEWMQDDGLHPALAAQPFIADWMAEKLAPLVTQ from the coding sequence ATGAACTTCAAGAACGTTTTCCGCTGGCATCTCCCCTTCCTTATGTTGTTGGGATTGCTGAGTTTTCGCGCCGTAGCTGCTGATAACTTACTGATTATCGGCGACAGTTTAAGCGCCGTCTATCGCCTTCCGGTAGCCGAATCCTGGCCGTCGTTGCTGAATAATAAATGGCAAAAAGAAGGGGATAAACCCGCGATTATTAACGCCAGCATCAGCGGAGATACCGCCGAACAAGGGCTGGCCCGTTTACAGACTTTGCTGCAACAACATCATCCGCGCTGGGTGCTGATTGAACTGGGCGCGAACGACGGACTGCGCGGCTTTCCGCCGCAAAATATTTCACAAACGCTGACCCAAATTATCACTCAGGTAAAACAGGCCAACGCCGAACCGCTGCTAATGCAAATCCGTTTACCGCCAAACTATGGCCGCCGTTACGGTGATGCGTTCTACGCCATTTATCCGGCGCTGGCAAAGCAGGAAAACATCCCGCTGGTACCGTTCTTTATGGAGCAGGTCGCCGCAAAACCTGAGTGGATGCAGGACGACGGTTTGCATCCGGCGCTGGCGGCACAGCCGTTTATCGCCGACTGGATGGCCGAAAAACTCGCGCCGCTGGTCACGCAGTAG
- the ybbP gene encoding putative ABC transporter permease subunit YbbP: protein MIWRWFWREWRSPSLLIVWLALTLAVACVLALGSISDRMDKGLSQQSREFIAGDRVLRSSHPITEAWLQDAETQGLKVSRQLTFMTMTFAGNTPQLASVKATDLAYPLYGALQTEPAGLKPQPGTVLVAPRLLALLNVKVGDDLDVGDSTLKIAGVIVQEPDAGFNPFQTAPRVIMNMDDVPKTGAVQPGSRLTYRYMFAGTPQAIQSYGDAIKGLLKPDQRWTGMEDSEGALGKSLQRSQQFLTLSALLTLMLSIAAIAVSMGHYCRSRYDLVAVLKTLGAGKKALRKLIIGQWLAVLVLAGICGSIVGLAFEAILMKVLAPVLPAQLPAAGGWPWVWSMGAMVVISLLIGIRPYRQLLATQPLRVLRNDVVANVWPLRYFLPVMVLVVVGLLAALMGGSALLWSLLGGVLVLSLLLGVIGWGALLLLRRLTFRQLPLRLAVNRLLRQPWVTLSQLAAFSMSFMLLALLLVMRGDLLNRWEQQLPPDSPNFFLLNITKEQVPQVTDFLHQHNAQPEMFYPIVRARLTKINSEAATDKIKPDDAGGEAVNRELNLTWMDGLPDHNPLTAGNSAPKAGEVSIDDGLAGRLGLKIGDSVTFTGDTQDFTAKITSLRKVDWDSLKPNFYFIFPTGALDAQPQSWLTSFRYHGDDSTITQLNRQFPTLSLLDVGSILRQVGQVLQQVSRALEVMVILVMVCGGLLLLAQIQVGMRQRRQELIVYRTLGASKKMLHRTLWCEFAVLGLVAGIAAAIGAEAALWLLQRKVFDFPWQPNYLMWIAVPVVSALLLSVCGGWLGVRLLRGRALFRQYDS, encoded by the coding sequence ATGATCTGGCGCTGGTTCTGGCGGGAATGGCGATCGCCTTCGCTGCTGATTGTCTGGCTGGCGCTCACGCTGGCGGTGGCCTGCGTACTGGCGCTGGGCAGTATCAGCGACCGCATGGACAAAGGGCTGAGCCAGCAAAGTCGCGAGTTTATTGCGGGCGATCGCGTACTGCGTTCCTCACATCCTATTACCGAAGCCTGGTTGCAGGACGCCGAAACGCAGGGGCTGAAAGTCAGCCGTCAGCTCACGTTCATGACCATGACGTTTGCAGGAAACACGCCACAGCTGGCGTCGGTAAAAGCCACTGATCTGGCGTATCCGTTATACGGTGCGTTGCAGACGGAACCGGCGGGGCTGAAACCTCAGCCGGGCACCGTTCTGGTGGCACCCCGTTTGCTGGCGCTGCTGAACGTGAAAGTGGGCGATGATCTGGATGTCGGCGACAGTACGCTGAAAATCGCCGGTGTGATTGTGCAGGAGCCGGATGCAGGATTTAACCCCTTCCAGACTGCACCACGCGTGATCATGAATATGGATGATGTGCCGAAAACCGGTGCGGTGCAGCCGGGCAGCCGCCTGACGTACCGCTATATGTTTGCCGGAACGCCGCAGGCCATTCAAAGCTACGGCGACGCCATCAAAGGGTTACTCAAGCCGGATCAGCGCTGGACTGGTATGGAAGATTCCGAAGGCGCGCTGGGCAAATCATTGCAGCGTTCACAGCAATTCCTGACGTTGTCGGCCCTGCTGACGCTGATGCTGTCGATTGCCGCCATTGCCGTGTCGATGGGGCATTACTGCCGCAGCCGGTACGATCTGGTGGCCGTGCTGAAAACTTTAGGTGCCGGGAAAAAAGCGCTGCGAAAACTGATTATTGGTCAGTGGCTGGCGGTTCTGGTGCTGGCGGGGATTTGCGGCAGTATCGTCGGGCTGGCTTTTGAGGCCATTCTGATGAAGGTGCTTGCGCCGGTGCTTCCCGCTCAATTACCTGCTGCCGGTGGCTGGCCGTGGGTCTGGTCGATGGGCGCGATGGTGGTGATTTCACTGCTGATTGGCATCCGTCCGTACCGTCAGCTGCTGGCGACTCAGCCGCTGCGCGTGCTACGCAATGACGTTGTGGCGAACGTCTGGCCGCTGCGCTATTTCCTGCCAGTGATGGTGCTGGTGGTCGTCGGGCTTCTGGCTGCGCTGATGGGCGGCAGTGCTTTACTGTGGTCGCTGCTCGGCGGTGTTCTGGTGTTGTCGCTGCTGCTGGGCGTGATTGGCTGGGGCGCTTTGCTTCTGCTGCGCCGCCTGACTTTCCGACAGCTTCCGCTGCGTCTGGCGGTCAACCGTCTGCTGCGTCAGCCGTGGGTAACGCTCAGTCAGCTGGCGGCGTTTTCCATGTCGTTCATGCTGCTGGCGCTGTTGCTGGTGATGCGCGGAGATCTGCTGAACCGCTGGGAGCAACAGCTTCCGCCGGACAGTCCGAACTTCTTCCTGCTCAACATCACCAAAGAGCAGGTTCCGCAGGTGACGGATTTCCTGCATCAGCACAACGCACAGCCGGAAATGTTTTATCCGATTGTGCGGGCGCGCCTGACGAAGATTAACAGCGAGGCTGCGACGGACAAAATCAAGCCGGACGATGCGGGCGGCGAAGCGGTAAACCGGGAACTGAATCTGACCTGGATGGACGGATTGCCGGATCATAACCCGCTGACCGCGGGCAATAGCGCGCCGAAAGCGGGGGAAGTGTCCATCGACGACGGGCTGGCCGGACGTCTCGGACTGAAAATCGGCGATTCTGTGACGTTCACCGGCGATACGCAGGATTTCACCGCTAAAATCACCAGCCTGCGAAAAGTGGACTGGGACAGCCTGAAGCCGAATTTCTACTTTATCTTCCCGACGGGCGCGCTGGATGCACAGCCGCAAAGCTGGCTGACCAGTTTCCGTTATCACGGCGATGACAGCACCATTACGCAGCTGAACCGTCAGTTCCCGACGCTCAGTTTGCTGGATGTCGGTTCGATTTTGCGGCAGGTCGGGCAGGTTTTACAGCAGGTCAGCCGGGCGCTGGAAGTGATGGTGATTCTGGTGATGGTGTGCGGCGGCTTGCTGCTGCTGGCACAGATTCAGGTCGGGATGCGTCAGCGCCGTCAGGAACTGATCGTTTACCGCACGCTGGGTGCGAGTAAAAAGATGCTGCACCGCACGCTCTGGTGCGAATTTGCGGTTCTCGGACTCGTGGCGGGCATTGCGGCGGCAATCGGTGCCGAAGCGGCGTTATGGCTGTTGCAGCGCAAAGTGTTCGATTTTCCGTGGCAACCTAATTACCTGATGTGGATTGCTGTACCGGTGGTCAGCGCGTTGCTGCTGTCAGTCTGCGGTGGCTGGTTGGGCGTGAGATTACTGCGGGGAAGGGCGTTGTTCAGGCAATACGACTCGTAA